In Clostridium sp. DL-VIII, the following proteins share a genomic window:
- a CDS encoding M67 family metallopeptidase produces the protein MIIFSKEQFKEVSDHCKKCLPNEACGLLAGIIDSSNNKIIQEIYLLKNIDESPEHFSMDVREQFKVIADIRKNGWSLIGNFHSHPETPSRPSKEDIRLAFDPNLSYAILSLADRNNIVLNSFVIKDNIVTKEKLIILEEE, from the coding sequence ATGATTATATTTTCAAAAGAGCAATTTAAAGAGGTAAGTGACCACTGTAAGAAATGTTTGCCAAATGAGGCTTGTGGGCTTTTGGCTGGAATAATTGATAGCAGTAATAATAAAATCATTCAAGAAATATATTTATTAAAAAATATTGATGAAAGCCCAGAGCATTTTTCAATGGATGTTCGGGAACAATTTAAGGTAATAGCTGATATTAGAAAAAATGGTTGGAGCTTAATTGGAAATTTTCATAGTCATCCTGAAACTCCATCTAGACCCTCAAAGGAAGATATTAGATTAGCATTTGATCCTAATTTAAGTTATGCAATTTTATCTTTAGCAGATAGGAATAATATCGTACTTAACAGTTTTGTTATTAAAGATAATATAGTTACTAAAGAAAAATTAATCATATTAGAGGAAGAGTAA
- a CDS encoding nitrogenase component 1, translated as MSQGVEKSRNSCILQGAISTILEIDRVIPIVHSTAGCTIQQKIGDKASKYSGFDIPSTNINEKHVIFGGGSRLREEIKNTVKVVDGDLYITLSGCAPELVGDDVITMTSEAQEQGEPVIYFKAPGFKGKFHLGYEGVVNAIINQLPLITKINKAKENNLVNIFGIIPNQDIHWRGNLEELKRILDGIGLKVNTLFGFNQGIEEWRNISSAALNLVFSKWGVSIAENLKEKYEIPFINFEAVPVGAKDTISFVKEVSSILNIDAEKTEKFLREEKEKEDYYINNLLNLYFDYNFQKTFGIVGNESVVRGIDNFLSETFGLIPKVRIFTDPIQEEDEILKENEYRTEDLNEIQEILKSNNVEFVLGSSLEKEISQELNVPLLVISFPEIDKVILNKSYLGLKGGINLLEDLSTVILNYERKKQEKAGEEIKLLRKYK; from the coding sequence ATGTCACAAGGTGTAGAAAAATCACGTAATAGCTGCATTCTTCAAGGTGCAATTAGTACAATTTTAGAAATAGACAGGGTAATACCAATAGTTCACTCAACAGCAGGATGTACTATTCAACAAAAGATTGGAGATAAAGCAAGCAAATATAGTGGCTTTGATATTCCTTCAACAAATATAAATGAAAAACATGTTATTTTTGGAGGAGGATCAAGGTTAAGGGAGGAAATAAAAAATACAGTTAAGGTTGTAGATGGAGATTTATATATAACTTTAAGTGGATGTGCTCCGGAACTTGTTGGAGATGATGTAATTACAATGACAAGTGAAGCTCAGGAACAGGGAGAACCTGTAATTTATTTTAAGGCGCCTGGATTTAAGGGGAAGTTTCATTTAGGTTATGAAGGGGTTGTAAATGCAATAATAAACCAGCTTCCACTTATAACCAAGATAAATAAAGCTAAGGAAAATAATTTAGTTAACATATTTGGAATAATCCCAAACCAAGATATACATTGGAGAGGAAATTTAGAAGAATTGAAAAGAATCTTAGACGGAATAGGATTAAAAGTTAATACTTTATTTGGATTTAATCAAGGAATAGAGGAATGGAGAAACATTTCTTCAGCAGCATTAAATTTAGTTTTTTCAAAATGGGGAGTTAGCATTGCTGAAAATTTAAAAGAAAAATATGAGATTCCTTTTATAAATTTTGAAGCTGTGCCAGTAGGTGCTAAAGATACAATTAGTTTTGTTAAAGAGGTTAGCAGTATATTAAATATTGATGCAGAGAAAACAGAAAAATTTTTAAGAGAAGAAAAGGAGAAAGAAGATTATTATATAAACAATTTATTAAATTTATATTTTGATTACAATTTTCAAAAGACATTCGGCATAGTTGGAAATGAAAGTGTAGTTAGAGGGATAGATAACTTCTTATCTGAAACTTTTGGATTAATTCCAAAAGTTAGAATTTTTACAGACCCAATACAGGAAGAGGATGAAATACTTAAAGAAAATGAATATCGTACTGAAGATTTAAATGAAATTCAGGAAATATTAAAAAGTAATAATGTTGAATTTGTTTTAGGAAGTTCATTAGAAAAGGAAATTTCACAAGAGTTAAATGTTCCACTTTTAGTTATTTCATTTCCAGAAATAGATAAAGTAATTTTAAACAAGAGTTATTTAGGGCTTAAAGGGGGAATCAACTTACTTGAGGATTTAAGCACGGTGATTCTAAATTACGAAAGGAAAAAACAAGAAAAAGCAGGGGAAGAAATAAAATTATTAAGGAAATATAAATAA
- a CDS encoding response regulator: MYKILAVDDREIFLVELKRLKLWGEKSKFEIVDIALNGKEALELLNKNSYDLVLTDIRMPIIDGLQLLKEIKRDNLCPCVVFLSEYSEFNYARQGIILGAFDYIVKPASEETMFQLLQRTKVYLDNIYSDKDNLIDDTMQLIEVDAEWIYPTSDEKQIISYLIKKEDHAIELFNRTAESIYNVSSDNIIKADIIIKKIYYNVIKAVYEEYNWLNNYINIEFFETVDYVNKENINGFTEYYCGKISYLLTFLKKFYLEASDELINNISEYILSHSDSDLKLKIISKKFYINNTYLSNTFAIKTGMRFNDYITMVKMARARYLFINTQLRTYEIGYKIGYRDINYFSKLFKKYYGKNPSEYKNAASRYNS; the protein is encoded by the coding sequence GTGTATAAGATTCTTGCAGTTGATGACAGAGAAATTTTTTTGGTTGAATTAAAGAGACTAAAATTATGGGGAGAAAAATCTAAATTTGAAATTGTAGATATAGCCTTGAATGGGAAAGAAGCTCTTGAATTATTAAATAAGAACTCATATGATCTTGTATTAACTGATATTAGAATGCCTATAATAGATGGACTACAATTGCTTAAGGAAATTAAACGAGATAATTTATGCCCATGTGTGGTGTTTCTAAGTGAATATAGTGAATTTAACTATGCAAGACAAGGAATTATATTAGGGGCATTTGATTATATTGTAAAACCTGCAAGTGAAGAAACTATGTTTCAATTACTCCAAAGAACGAAAGTATACCTGGATAATATATATAGTGATAAAGACAATCTGATAGATGATACTATGCAATTAATAGAAGTCGATGCTGAATGGATATATCCTACTTCTGATGAAAAACAAATCATTAGCTATTTAATCAAGAAGGAAGATCATGCAATTGAACTATTTAATAGGACAGCAGAAAGTATTTATAATGTATCATCAGATAATATAATTAAGGCAGACATCATAATAAAAAAAATATATTATAATGTTATTAAAGCAGTATATGAAGAGTATAACTGGCTGAATAACTATATTAATATTGAATTTTTTGAAACCGTAGACTATGTTAATAAAGAAAATATTAACGGTTTTACAGAGTATTATTGTGGGAAAATATCCTATCTTTTGACTTTCTTAAAGAAATTTTATCTTGAAGCTTCCGATGAATTGATAAACAATATTAGTGAATATATATTGAGTCATTCTGATTCCGATCTAAAATTAAAGATAATATCTAAAAAGTTTTATATAAACAATACGTACTTAAGTAATACTTTTGCTATAAAAACTGGAATGAGGTTTAATGACTATATAACAATGGTGAAAATGGCAAGAGCTAGGTACCTATTTATTAATACTCAGTTAAGGACTTATGAAATTGGATATAAAATTGGATATAGGGATATAAATTATTTTTCAAAACTGTTTAAAAAATATTATGGAAAAAATCCATCGGAGTATAAAAACGCTGCAAGCAGATATAATTCGTAA
- a CDS encoding ATP-binding protein — protein MIVINTSNISNNNIEDIKEKTEKLQNTNDELRAFNYTISHEIKAPVRAIDGYARIFIEDYGTQVDKEGVILIENIRNICSDTLLLINKLLEYVKFADMEPTKEIIDTKTLIEETFNELTVGYTNKDKIQLKFESELPIILGDNILMKQVIINLISNSLKFTCTKDSAIITVGYVYINNENIFYIKDNGVGFDMKFSEKLFGIFERMHSENEFEGSGVGLAIVKKIIQKFEGRVWITGEVGKGACTYFTINEQNILK, from the coding sequence GTGATAGTCATTAATACGTCTAACATATCAAATAATAATATAGAAGATATTAAAGAAAAAACAGAGAAGCTCCAAAACACCAATGATGAGCTTAGAGCTTTTAATTACACAATCTCCCATGAAATTAAAGCGCCCGTTCGTGCTATAGATGGATACGCCAGAATTTTTATTGAAGACTACGGAACGCAAGTTGACAAGGAGGGAGTTATACTTATAGAGAATATAAGAAATATTTGTAGCGATACACTGCTTCTTATAAATAAGCTCTTAGAGTATGTGAAATTTGCAGATATGGAGCCTACAAAAGAAATAATTGATACAAAAACGTTAATAGAAGAAACATTTAATGAATTAACTGTTGGGTATACAAATAAGGATAAAATTCAATTGAAATTTGAAAGCGAATTACCAATTATATTAGGTGATAATATTCTAATGAAGCAAGTCATAATTAATTTAATATCGAATTCTCTTAAGTTTACTTGTACAAAGGATTCTGCAATTATTACTGTTGGATATGTATATATAAATAATGAAAATATATTTTACATTAAAGATAATGGAGTTGGATTTGACATGAAGTTTTCAGAGAAACTTTTTGGGATTTTTGAGAGGATGCATTCTGAAAATGAATTTGAGGGTAGCGGAGTTGGGCTCGCCATTGTAAAGAAGATAATTCAAAAATTTGAAGGCAGGGTATGGATTACAGGAGAAGTTGGAAAGGGTGCCTGCACTTACTTCACTATTAATGAGCAAAACATATTAAAATAA
- a CDS encoding cell wall hydrolase — translation MKKKYSIFVIALILYLSVINVNPTFAKTLGETCSETKNVQINEKTTENNINANSQFRENRDEVLQVFNHDTQKLYITGEDIDLMAKVVSAESRGEPYAGKVAVASVVLNRTIDPHFPNTIKEVIFQKNAFSCVKNSQINASADQDCYDAVYDAIRGIDPTNDALFFYNPAIATCNWMKETQKINETTIGHHTFFKVKA, via the coding sequence ATGAAAAAGAAATATAGTATTTTTGTAATTGCTTTAATACTATATCTTTCCGTTATTAATGTAAATCCAACTTTCGCCAAAACATTAGGTGAAACTTGTAGTGAAACTAAGAATGTCCAAATAAATGAGAAAACTACTGAAAATAACATAAACGCTAATTCACAATTCAGAGAAAATCGTGATGAAGTTCTACAAGTATTTAATCATGATACTCAAAAATTATATATAACGGGTGAAGATATAGATTTAATGGCAAAGGTTGTTTCTGCCGAAAGTCGTGGTGAACCATATGCAGGAAAGGTGGCTGTAGCTTCTGTGGTATTAAATCGTACCATTGACCCTCATTTTCCAAACACTATAAAAGAAGTTATTTTCCAAAAAAATGCATTTTCCTGTGTTAAAAATAGTCAAATAAATGCTAGTGCAGACCAAGATTGTTATGATGCAGTATACGATGCAATTAGAGGTATTGATCCAACAAATGATGCCCTGTTCTTTTATAATCCAGCCATAGCAACATGTAACTGGATGAAAGAAACTCAAAAAATCAATGAAACAACCATAGGACATCATACTTTCTTTAAAGTAAAAGCTTAG
- the thiS gene encoding sulfur carrier protein ThiS: MKVIINGKETILNNEASIKELLEKEYVEMQEYVTVQVNEEIISRTDFETHIIKDGDSIEFLYYMGGGSN, from the coding sequence ATGAAAGTAATTATTAATGGAAAAGAAACTATTTTAAACAACGAAGCATCAATAAAAGAGCTTTTAGAAAAAGAATATGTTGAAATGCAGGAATATGTAACAGTTCAAGTAAACGAAGAAATTATCTCTAGAACTGATTTTGAAACACATATTATAAAAGATGGTGATTCTATTGAGTTTCTTTATTATATGGGCGGAGGAAGCAATTAA
- a CDS encoding response regulator produces MKNIRVLIIEEFKYIADLNVLELKRGGFEVNSQHIYCEEAMRNALKENEFDIILSDNSTPHFNAIQALFIRNELSPKTPFIIVSEDVSPESIKFAMKNKCCAYLLKENLHQLAILVRNIIAR; encoded by the coding sequence ATGAAAAATATACGTGTTCTTATCATTGAAGAATTTAAATATATTGCTGACTTAAATGTCCTTGAACTAAAACGAGGTGGATTTGAGGTTAATAGCCAGCATATATACTGTGAAGAAGCCATGAGAAATGCATTAAAAGAAAATGAATTTGATATTATTCTATCTGATAATTCAACACCTCACTTTAATGCTATCCAAGCTCTTTTTATAAGAAATGAACTTTCTCCAAAGACACCTTTTATTATTGTATCAGAAGATGTTTCACCAGAAAGTATTAAATTTGCAATGAAAAATAAATGTTGTGCATATCTATTAAAAGAAAACTTACATCAACTTGCTATTTTAGTCAGAAACATTATAGCAAGGTAA
- the moeB gene encoding molybdopterin-synthase adenylyltransferase MoeB gives MNFTNEQLERYSRQIILDDVSVKGQEKILDSKVLIIGTGGLGAPAAMYLGAAGVGTIGLVDADTVDLSNLQRQIIHSTQDVGKPKVISGKETINAINPDVNVVTYQERATASNILDIIKDRDYDFIIDGTDNFPVKFLINDACVMLNKPFSHAGIIRFQGQTMTYVPGQGPCYRCVFKNPPPPDVVPTCQQAGVLGVMGGIIGSIQASEALKYITGVGELLAGKLLTFDAKKMNFRTIDIHHDKNCAICGEAPTINKLIDYELNTCG, from the coding sequence ATGAATTTTACTAATGAGCAGCTTGAAAGATATTCAAGACAAATCATTTTAGATGATGTCAGCGTTAAAGGTCAAGAAAAAATACTAGATAGTAAAGTTCTGATCATTGGTACAGGCGGACTTGGTGCACCAGCTGCAATGTATCTTGGAGCTGCTGGAGTTGGAACTATTGGACTTGTTGATGCTGATACTGTTGATTTATCAAATCTTCAAAGACAAATAATTCATTCAACTCAGGATGTTGGAAAACCGAAAGTTATCTCTGGAAAAGAAACCATTAATGCAATAAATCCAGATGTTAATGTTGTTACATATCAAGAACGTGCTACAGCTTCAAACATTCTAGATATTATAAAAGATAGAGATTATGATTTCATTATTGATGGAACAGATAACTTTCCTGTTAAATTCTTAATCAATGATGCTTGTGTTATGCTTAACAAACCATTTTCACATGCTGGAATCATTAGATTTCAGGGACAAACCATGACATATGTTCCTGGGCAAGGTCCTTGCTATCGTTGTGTTTTCAAAAATCCACCACCACCAGATGTAGTGCCAACTTGCCAGCAAGCAGGAGTTCTTGGAGTTATGGGAGGTATAATTGGTTCCATCCAAGCTAGTGAAGCTTTAAAATATATTACAGGGGTTGGTGAATTATTAGCTGGAAAGTTGCTAACATTTGATGCAAAAAAAATGAATTTCAGAACAATTGATATTCATCATGATAAAAATTGTGCAATTTGCGGTGAAGCACCAACTATTAATAAACTAATTGATTATGAGCTAAATACATGTGGCTAA
- the larE gene encoding ATP-dependent sacrificial sulfur transferase LarE, with protein sequence MLLQEKYKLLKDIIRKKGSAAIAFSGGVDSTFLLKVTKEVLGDNLLAITATSSTYPKRELNEAIKYAKDIQVKHVIISSEELEIEGFASNPKNRCYYCKKELYTKINNIALNNGISYVFDGSNLDDTGDYRPGMQAAKELDVISPLKEAGLTKNDIRELSKSLGLPTWNKPSFACLSSRFPYGNKITIAKLSMVDKAEQLLLDIGITQVRVRHHGEIARIEVDPSEREKFFNIDIMNRIGNELRKIGFTYVTLDLLGYRTGSMNETLSIEDKASPL encoded by the coding sequence ATGCTACTTCAAGAAAAGTACAAGTTATTGAAAGATATAATAAGAAAAAAAGGAAGTGCTGCCATAGCCTTTTCTGGTGGTGTTGACAGTACTTTTCTTTTAAAAGTTACTAAAGAAGTATTAGGTGATAACCTACTTGCAATTACTGCAACCTCATCAACTTACCCTAAAAGAGAATTAAATGAGGCAATCAAATATGCTAAAGATATTCAGGTGAAACATGTAATCATCTCTTCAGAAGAACTAGAAATTGAAGGTTTTGCTTCAAATCCTAAAAACAGATGTTATTATTGCAAGAAAGAACTTTATACAAAAATTAACAATATTGCCTTGAATAATGGAATAAGTTATGTATTTGATGGTTCAAATCTAGATGATACTGGCGATTATAGGCCAGGAATGCAGGCAGCTAAAGAACTTGACGTAATAAGTCCATTAAAAGAGGCAGGACTTACTAAAAATGATATAAGAGAGTTATCAAAATCGCTTGGTCTTCCCACTTGGAATAAACCTTCGTTTGCTTGTCTATCTTCTAGATTTCCTTACGGAAATAAAATAACAATTGCAAAATTAAGTATGGTAGATAAAGCTGAACAGCTATTACTAGATATTGGAATAACTCAAGTAAGAGTAAGGCATCATGGTGAAATTGCAAGAATAGAAGTAGATCCCTCTGAAAGAGAAAAATTCTTCAATATAGATATAATGAATCGTATTGGTAATGAATTGAGGAAAATTGGATTTACTTATGTTACTTTAGACTTGCTTGGTTATAGGACTGGAAGCATGAATGAGACTTTATCTATTGAAGACAAAGCCTCGCCTTTGTAA
- the cdaA gene encoding diadenylate cyclase CdaA, translated as MNELLSMLVQSFSNMSIWSVLDILVVSFIFYKGYMLIKETRAEQLLKGILLIIALIPISYLLRLDMLYFILNKTLTIGVLSVIIIFQPEIRRALEHLGRSAFDDKHYQNNKEAFNSTINEIATAVQNLSESKTGALIVIEQSTGLNEIIGQGTLLDANVTSNLLENIFVVNTPLHDGATIIRNNRILASGCVLPLTDNNTISKKLGTRHRAAMGLSEVSDALVVIVSEETGVISLAINGRITRGYDKDRLKIVLTKIIENRNEKKVKSAGERVRSWIRVKTER; from the coding sequence TTGAATGAACTTTTATCGATGCTAGTACAAAGTTTTTCTAATATGTCAATATGGTCTGTATTGGATATATTAGTTGTATCTTTCATATTCTATAAAGGATATATGTTAATAAAAGAAACAAGAGCAGAACAATTATTAAAAGGAATATTGCTAATAATAGCACTTATTCCAATTAGCTATTTATTAAGATTAGATATGTTATATTTTATATTAAATAAAACATTAACTATCGGGGTATTATCTGTAATTATAATTTTTCAACCGGAAATTAGAAGAGCTTTAGAACATCTAGGAAGAAGTGCTTTTGATGATAAACACTATCAAAACAATAAGGAAGCTTTTAATTCTACAATCAACGAAATTGCAACAGCTGTACAAAATTTATCTGAAAGCAAAACAGGTGCATTAATTGTAATAGAGCAGAGTACAGGTCTGAATGAAATAATTGGGCAGGGAACATTATTGGATGCGAATGTGACTTCAAATCTTTTAGAAAATATATTTGTAGTTAATACACCACTTCATGATGGAGCAACAATAATAAGGAATAATAGAATTCTAGCATCAGGATGTGTCTTGCCGTTAACGGATAACAATACAATTAGCAAAAAATTAGGAACTAGGCATAGAGCTGCAATGGGATTGTCAGAAGTATCAGATGCATTGGTCGTAATTGTGTCTGAAGAGACAGGAGTCATATCATTAGCTATCAATGGAAGGATTACAAGAGGCTATGATAAAGATAGATTAAAAATTGTATTAACTAAAATAATAGAAAATAGAAATGAAAAGAAGGTAAAATCAGCAGGAGAGAGGGTTAGGTCATGGATAAGAGTGAAAACAGAACGTTAA
- a CDS encoding sulfurtransferase TusA family protein: MSEIKADSFVDITDVVCPVTFVKAKVALEELDNGQILEIKLNDGEPIQNVPRSLKNEKHKVLNVNKNDDGTYTIAVVKGGLLEI, from the coding sequence ATGAGTGAAATTAAAGCGGATTCTTTCGTGGACATTACTGATGTTGTTTGTCCTGTAACCTTTGTAAAAGCAAAAGTTGCACTTGAAGAACTTGATAATGGACAAATCCTTGAAATAAAATTAAACGATGGAGAACCAATACAAAATGTTCCTAGAAGCTTGAAAAATGAAAAGCATAAAGTTTTGAATGTAAATAAAAATGATGATGGAACATATACAATTGCAGTTGTAAAGGGTGGTTTACTTGAAATTTAA
- a CDS encoding TIGR03905 family TSCPD domain-containing protein, translating into MSNQYITKDVCPKIISFDLDNNVVHNVAFIGGGCNGNLKAICKIVEGMTVEEIEGNFKGINCNGKGTSCTDQLATAVSEVYNNVKS; encoded by the coding sequence ATGTCTAATCAATATATAACAAAAGATGTTTGTCCTAAAATAATATCTTTTGATTTAGATAATAATGTTGTTCACAATGTTGCTTTTATTGGCGGAGGCTGTAATGGTAATCTCAAAGCTATCTGCAAAATTGTTGAAGGAATGACAGTCGAAGAAATTGAGGGAAATTTTAAAGGAATCAATTGTAATGGTAAGGGTACATCTTGTACTGATCAGCTTGCTACTGCTGTTAGCGAAGTATATAATAATGTTAAATCTTAA
- a CDS encoding aminotransferase class V-fold PLP-dependent enzyme: MVYLKFNTTLLHGNFNHDSKTGATLSPIYQSSAFVHETAEKLEDVFSNHAPGYSYTRINNPTIESFEKRMALLEGGIGAIACASGMAAISNSLLNILKSGDEIVSSSALFGGTIGLFQDFQSFGIKTKYAKDDSPNSFKTLINENTKAVFIETIGNPMLNVLDIKAIADISHSHNIPLIVDNTVATPFLIKPIEFGADIVIHSSSKYINGSGNSISGVIIDSGNFKWDFGRYPNLAPSKKFGRFAYLSKLRGGLFRNLGACLAPLNAFLNSLGLETLGIRMERLCTNALKLAEFLESNPKIENVNYPGLKSSKWNFISINQFNGYFGAILTMRAGSKENAFKIINNLKYAVNATNIGDTRTLVIHPASTIYINSSYEEKENAGIFDDLIRISVGLEDIEDLITDFENAISKI; encoded by the coding sequence GTGGTTTACTTGAAATTTAATACTACTCTTTTGCATGGTAATTTTAATCATGATAGCAAAACTGGTGCTACCCTTTCACCAATTTATCAATCTAGTGCCTTTGTTCATGAGACAGCTGAAAAGCTTGAAGATGTGTTTAGCAATCACGCACCTGGTTATTCTTATACAAGAATAAATAATCCAACAATTGAATCTTTTGAAAAAAGGATGGCCTTATTAGAGGGTGGAATCGGTGCTATTGCTTGCGCTTCTGGAATGGCAGCAATATCTAATTCATTATTAAACATTCTAAAAAGTGGTGATGAAATTGTTTCAAGCAGTGCTCTTTTTGGCGGCACAATAGGATTATTTCAAGATTTTCAGTCCTTTGGCATAAAAACAAAATATGCCAAAGATGATTCTCCAAATAGTTTTAAAACATTAATAAACGAAAATACCAAGGCAGTTTTTATAGAAACTATAGGTAATCCAATGCTAAATGTCCTTGATATAAAAGCAATTGCAGATATTTCACATTCTCACAATATCCCTTTAATTGTTGATAATACCGTTGCAACTCCTTTTCTTATTAAACCAATTGAATTCGGAGCAGATATAGTAATACATTCCTCATCAAAATACATTAATGGAAGCGGAAATTCAATTAGCGGAGTTATTATTGATAGTGGAAATTTCAAATGGGATTTTGGGCGATATCCCAATTTAGCTCCATCAAAAAAATTTGGTCGTTTTGCTTACCTTTCAAAGCTTAGAGGCGGATTATTTAGGAATCTAGGTGCCTGCCTTGCTCCATTAAATGCATTTTTAAATAGCCTTGGTCTTGAGACTCTTGGTATCAGAATGGAGCGCCTTTGTACAAATGCTTTAAAGCTTGCAGAATTCTTAGAAAGTAATCCTAAGATTGAAAATGTTAATTACCCAGGACTTAAAAGCAGCAAATGGAATTTTATATCCATTAACCAGTTCAATGGATACTTTGGTGCAATCTTAACCATGAGAGCCGGTTCTAAGGAAAATGCTTTTAAAATAATTAATAATCTAAAGTATGCAGTTAATGCCACAAATATCGGAGATACAAGAACTCTTGTAATTCATCCTGCTTCAACTATTTATATAAATAGTTCATATGAAGAAAAAGAAAATGCTGGTATTTTTGATGATTTGATTAGGATTAGTGTTGGACTTGAGGATATTGAGGATTTAATTACTGATTTTGAAAATGCAATCAGTAAAATTTAG
- a CDS encoding 4Fe-4S binding protein, which translates to MDELKYKELKKGGFMRQIQYEKFSLRLRGAGGQIKADQLKKVSEIAEKYGHGYIHLTSRQGIEIPFIDFKDINTVKSELATVGLEPGACGPRVRTVTACQGNTICGSGLIETSNLAKELDAKYFAKDLPHKFKIGITGCRNNCLKAEENDLGIKGGLKPKWNTTSCTYCGVCKAVCPSKAIEINKNTNELKFDESKCIYCGKCVKSCPTDAWNGDSGYITSFGGLYGNNIAFGQSLIPLIEDKETLFKVVDATVEFFKENANAGERFRFTLDRIGIDNLKAKLEEVL; encoded by the coding sequence ATGGATGAATTAAAATACAAAGAACTCAAAAAAGGCGGCTTTATGAGACAAATTCAATATGAAAAGTTTTCTTTACGTCTTAGAGGTGCAGGGGGACAAATTAAAGCTGACCAGCTTAAGAAAGTAAGTGAAATTGCTGAAAAATATGGTCATGGCTATATTCATCTTACATCAAGACAAGGTATAGAAATTCCATTTATAGATTTTAAAGATATTAATACTGTTAAATCTGAACTTGCTACTGTCGGTTTAGAACCAGGTGCCTGCGGTCCTCGTGTAAGAACTGTTACGGCGTGCCAGGGTAATACCATTTGTGGTAGCGGATTAATTGAAACTAGTAATTTAGCAAAGGAACTTGATGCAAAATATTTTGCTAAAGATTTACCACATAAATTTAAAATCGGAATTACAGGTTGTAGAAATAACTGCTTAAAAGCTGAAGAAAATGATCTAGGTATAAAAGGTGGATTAAAGCCTAAATGGAATACAACTTCCTGTACATATTGTGGTGTTTGTAAAGCTGTATGTCCCTCAAAAGCTATAGAAATAAATAAAAATACTAATGAACTTAAATTTGATGAAAGTAAATGCATATATTGTGGAAAGTGCGTTAAATCCTGTCCTACCGATGCTTGGAATGGAGACAGTGGTTATATTACTTCATTTGGTGGTTTATATGGCAACAACATTGCTTTTGGACAAAGTTTAATTCCTTTAATAGAGGATAAAGAAACCTTATTTAAAGTTGTTGATGCCACAGTGGAATTTTTCAAAGAAAATGCAAATGCAGGTGAGCGTTTTAGATTTACTTTAGATAGAATTGGTATAGACAATCTTAAAGCAAAATTAGAGGAGGTCCTATAA